The nucleotide window CCCAATAGAATTTCCAGATGAGTAAGTATACAAAAAATCCTCACTACTTATTTATCTTTGGCGTTGTTGTCACCATAGGTATCTACGCAGAACCGAAGAAGCTGATCAAAAAACAAAATCCGATAAAGATACCAAACGTCTCTGAAATAGAGAGGAAAATTCCAGAACCATCTAACCAATTCCAAATCCGATTGATAATGGAAAATGATGCCTTTGGAGGTTTCTCAGACATGTATTATACGAATGGATCCCGTTTGGAATTTAATATGCGCGTGGGTGAGTCAAACCCTACTCGAAAAGTATTGGGGTATTGGAATGATTTATTCATTACTCCATCGCAAACCACAAAATATTTGCAAGGATTTGCACTTGGACAGGAGTTTTATACACCAACAAACATAGCAAAGGCGGATGTTTCCTATGGCGATCGACCTTATTCAAGTAGAGCCTACTTTAGTAATTCACTAACAACAGCAACAGAAGACACGAGCATCACTACAGAATTAGAACTAGGGATGATAGGACCATCTGTTGGGGGCAAGTCTGCACAGATGAATTTTCACAATTTGATCGGCTCACCTACTCCGCAAGGATGGGATACACAAATTCCCAATTCCTACTCAGGAGCGCTACGAACAGATGTTAGGAAGTTTCATCATCGTTTTTTTGGAACTCAGTATAACTTAAATTTAGGAAATATTCAATCCGATGCCTCTTTTGGGTTTATCTTGCGATTCGGGAATGTCGATAAAACTCCAGGTCCAGGTAGTTCAGCATTACAACCAGGTCCCCCCATCCTTCATGAAGATGGAAAAGGATATTGGTATTTCTATGTAAATCCAGGTGCTACTTTACAATTTTATAATGCAACCATCCAAGGCCAAATAGGATCGGATAAAGCATATAAAACTCAAAATAGAAATACTGCCTTTAGCAATTGGGACAATTTTTTGAATAACCCAACTCCAGAAGCGGGTGAAAGAGAAATTCAATACAGAGCTCTTGCAGAAGACAACGGAAAAAACTCACTGCAAAGGTATATTTTGTTTAACGAATTTTTAGTAAAAGGAACAAACAATCCTTATAACATTGGACTCAATTATTTAATTTTTAATAATATTTTTAACGGTGCAGAGGACATAGAAAAATCAACACGTTTGTTTCTTCTAAATAACTTATCCGAACAATGGGACCAGATACCAGATAACGCTCGTGCGTTGGCAATTTATTCCATCTTTCGACCAGAAGGTGGAAAATTACCACCGCAAATACGCCTCTATTCGTATGAAGTGTTATCGCAATTTATATTAGATCCAAAACAAAGAGAAGTATTGTTACAACTATTGCGCGAAGAAATCGAATATAGGGACGAAAAAACATACGTGGCCGACTTAAAAAGGGCTGTCGGTTTTATCAAAGCGGGATTCGTTTCCGTCTCAAATGCTGGTTTTTTATTTGGTGTTCATTATAACTTTCAAACTATCGACTTTCAATCTGGTAAGGGATTACCACAACAACACCAATGGTTAGGATTTCAGTTAGGAAAAGTCTTTTAGTGAATATTTGTAATTAGAATCGCTATTAAAGAAAATTGAACCAGTGTCAAAATTTTAGTCGCCAACTATACTATCTATCTCTGACACTATGCGATCATGAACACTCATAATTTAAGCGGACGTCTTTGGTCTGTATTAATTCTCTTTGGTTTAGTCGGACAGATTGCATGGTCGGTAGAGAATATGTATTTTAACCTATTCATTTACAATACCATCGCAAAGAATACATCTTCGGTCACATTGATGGTCCAATTGAGTGGAATTGTCGCCACCTTCACCACCCTCATTGCCGGCATCTTAACTGACAAAGCAGGAAATAGAAAGTATTTCATTTCTATCGGGTACCTTCTCTGGGGTCTACTGACTTTGTCTTTCGCATTCATTTCCAAAGAAAATACGGCCGAATGGTTTCAATTATCTGATACCAATCAAATCATAAGCCTTACGATCACAATAGTGATAACTCTTGATTGTATTATGACTGCATTCGGATCAACAGCCAATGATGCTGCTTTTAATGCTTACGTAACAGATAACACTGAAAATGCGAGAAGTCTAGCGGAAGGAGTGTTATCAGCTATGCCTCTAATTGCGATGTTGATTGTCGCAGGCGGATTTGGAATAATAGTGAATGCACTTGGATACCCTGGACTATTTGTTGCCGTAGGAACCATGATGTCAGTATCTGGGGTTATAGGAATTTGGCTCATCAAAGACAATCCTAACCTCAGAAAGCAAAATACTAATTTTATCTCCGATATAAGTTACGGATTCAAAATCAGTGTTATGGAAAAAAACAAGAAGTTGTATTTGTATTTTGTTGCTATGGGGATTTACGGAATTGCAAGTCAAGTGTATATGCCATACCTAATTATTTACATGCAAGAATATTTAAAATTCGATGCCGTTCAATATTCGATTGTACTTGCAGGTGTCATTCTTGGAGCAAGTATCATCACTGTTTTTCTGGGGAAACAATTTGATGGGAAAAACAAAGACAAATTACTAATTTATTTCTCTATTCTATATATACTCGGAATGTTATCTTTATACACAATGTCTAAAACAATCGATTTAAGTTTAAAGACACAAGTTATGTGGTTTACTGGAATCACGAGTTTGGTTTTAATCACTGGGTTTGTACAAGTTTTAGCTCTACTAGGTGCACAAATTCGAGACAATACCCCCACTGAAAATACAGGTAAACTACAAGGAATACGAATGATCTTTTTTGTTCTCATTCCAATGTACATTGGACCCATGATAGGAGAAACTATCAATGAAAGAACAAACCTTACATATATTGATCCAGTCAATGGAGCAACTGCACATGTCCCTTCACCTGAAATCTTTTTAGCTGGTGCCATCTTTTGTTTACTTATATTTTTTCCTCTTTCCCTCCTATTCCGAGGTAAACAATCCTAATGAGAACTATTTCACATACAGAATATCCACGTCCCCAACTAGAACGAGAGAGTTATATCAACTTAAACGGTGAATGGGAATTAACCCATTCCAAATTAGGTAATGGACCAAAGGCGCATTATAAAATCAATGTCCCTTTCTCCCCAGAAACAAAGGCTAGTGGGCTCGGAAATTTTATACTCCAACCGAACGAAGAATTGTTTTATAAACGAGAATTTGATCTTTCTTCTGAATTTCTAAAAGATATCACCTTACTTCACTTTGGTGCTGTTGATTATTCCTGCATTTGTTATATCAACGGTAAAGAAGTTGGCGCCCATAAGGGAGGTTTTTTACCTTTTTATTTCGATATCTCTCAGCATATAAAAATTGGCAAAAATGAAATCCAACTAACAGTCACAGATCCCACTGACACAGGAACACAGTCGAGAGGAAAACAAAAACTAAAACGAGGTGGGATTTGGTACACACCTCAATCCGGAATCTGGCAAACTGTTTGGTTAGAAAGTGTAACCAAAGATTATATTAAAGACATCAAAATTACTCCAAATATAGACACAAAGTCTGTGGAAATTCTTGTTACTACAGAAAGTTCCAATATCATTATACAGGTATTAGATGGAGACGAAGTAATTGCCGAGTCCACCGATTCAAAAGCAAATATAAATATACCCAACATGGAACTTTGGTCACCAGAAAACCCAAAGCTCTATGGCATTTTGATTCAAACATCTGGAGACAAAGTAAAATCTTATTTTGGAATGCGAAAGTTTTCCATAGGTTTCGATGGGAAATTCAAAAGGTTATTCTTAAACAACAAACCGTATTTTCATAACGGACTTTTGGACCAAGGATACTGGTCAGAAGGGCTTCTCACTCCACCAAACGACAAGGAGATGGAAAAAGAAATCAAACTGATGAAAGACATGGGTTTTAATATGTTACGCAAACATATTAAAATTGAACCCTTACGCTGGTATTACCATTGTGATAGACTGGGAATTCTCGTATGGCAAGATTTTGTTTGTGGCGGCGGTGCTTACGAAACCTGGAAGGTTGCCTATTTACCTTTTATTGGTTGGAACACAAAAGATACAAAGTATAAATTCTTAAACAGAACCGATGAAGTTGGCCGAAGAGAATTTATCTCCGAAATGGATAGGACTGTTGATCTACTAAAAAACACTGTCAGTCTATCCGTTTGGGTACTTTTTAACGAAGGATGGGGACAATTTGATAGCATCAAACTTACAGAAAAGTTGAGAAAACTAGATGATACAAGAACCATTGATAGTGTCAGCGGATGGTATGACCAAGGACAAAATAGTAGCGATCTCAAAAGTCTACATCTCTACTATCAAAAACTAAAAGTACCGAAAAATGAGACTAGAGTCATCGTATTATCTGAATTTGGTGGTTACTCTTTAAAAACAGAGGGACATGTTTTTGATGAGAATAAACTCTTTGGTTATAAAATTCTTCCCGACAAACAAAGCCTAGAAAAAGAATATAGGAAGTTGATTGAAAACGAACTGTTACCGCTGATCGAAAAGGGTCTAAGTGCCTCTATCTATACGCAAGTCAGCGACGTAGAAGAGGAAATCAATGGACTTGTCACTTATGATAGAAAAGTCATTAAGTTTGATATAGAGTTTATGCGGGAACTAAATTCTAAATTGGTGTATTAATAGGAAAATTGAATGGAATCCATTGCCAACCATCCATTGTTGACTTTCTCTTTTGTTGTAACCTTAGTTTTTCTATTTTACTATTTTATTCAAGTGGTAGAAACTCCGGTTCTTAGGTTTAGCGAATCCGATTTTTTATTACGAGTAATCGAAAAATCTCCAGACCTTACAACGAAATATTATCCAACTTTTTGGTGTTTTAACCAACATCTAATGTTGTTTTTCCTTATGTTACGCGAGTATCGGACAAAACCTTATCAGTATGACAAGTTGGAACAGTTAACAATGAAAGACGGTGGAATCACTGGACTTGCTTGGTCTGGAATCAATACAGCGACAGCTAACGAAAATAATCCGATTGTTGTTGTATTTCACACAATTAGCGGAGACGAACAAGATGTCAAAACTACCGTAAAATACTTAAGAGAACGATATGGTTGGATTGTTGTTGTATGCATTCGGAGAGGACACGGGAACCTTCCTCTCACCAAACCTAAAATTAACACAATGGGTTCAACTTCCGATCTCAAAGAACAATTATCTTATATTCAAAAAAAATATCCCAAAAAACAAATGTTTGGTGTCGGAATTTCAGCGGGATCAGGATTACTTGCTCGGTACTTGGGAGAATCAGGAGTTCAAAGTAAATTTACTGCAGCGGTTGCGGTTTCGCCGGCGTATGATATCGAAAAAGCCTTTCATCGAGTTCACCCTGTATATAGCAAGATCATGGGACAAAGATTGATTAATTACTTCTTAAAAAATCATTACGAAAGTTTATCCAAACTAAAAGGTGTAGATGAATTATTAAAAATTAAAACTATCGGTGAATTTCAAGATAAACTCCATGCCATTTCTGGATTCAAAGATAAGGAAAACTATTATTACCATTCCAATCCAGTTCTCGTTGCCAATAACATCAAAACCCCACTCCTTGTTTTGAATTCGGCGGACGACCCAATCTGTGTAAACCAAAACGTATTAGAAAATCTCCATTGGTTAGAAACCCTTCCTAACACAATCCATGTTCACACCAAACGAGGAAGCCATATTGCATACTTTCAAGGATGGAAAGCCACTTCATGGTCTGACAAAATTATAGGGGAATACTTTTCTGCTGTCTTAGGTGAAAAGTTGCCTAAACAAAAACTCGCACCAAAGGCCAAAAAGAAACCCAAAAGGAAATAATTTTATTTGGATTGCAATCGATAGTTTTGTGGTGAAAGTCCAAAGCGATCTTGGAAGAGTTTATGAAATGAAGATTTAGAATTAAATCCAGATGCATAAATAATACTTAATATGGTCATATCAGGTCTTTCCAAAAGAAGCCTCGCTGCCTCCTGCAAACGAAACTGATTGACATAGTTACGAAACGTACATCTCAAATGGAAGTTTAATATTTCAGAAAGTTGGTGTGTATGTAAATCCAATCGCTTCGAAAGAATCGGTAAACTAAGGTCCTCATTCAAATACAATTGTTCCAAATTCATTAAGTCATCTAGTCTTTGTAAAATCTGAGGTACATTAACTCCCTTGATTCTACTTTCTCTGTATCGCGCCAAACGAGTTTCTGTTTTAAAATTGGGGATGAGTTCTCTGTGATTCATTTTAAACAACAGAATAAAACTCAATAGAGAAGTTAAGCCAAGGCAGGCCAAAATAAACATTTGCATAAAAAATAGCTGAGAAAGAACAAACAAAGTAACAACCGATAAAGAATAAACTAACAGCCATAAAAAGGGCCAAAAGGAAAATTCAAGTTTGTCCTTCGAACCATACTTCCACTGCCACACTCGAAAGAAAATTGAAATCGTATAAGTAAATATCGATATAACTCCAAAGCTAAGCAATAATTGAATGGAATATTCAAACTCAGAGTTGTGGCCTAAAGTGTGCAAACCCATAGGAGGCAACCGATAATCCGCTGGCCGTATAAGATAAATATAAAGCAAACTTAGAACACTTGGTAAAAAATGAAGAATTCGGATTTTATAAAATCCTCCTCCACTCATTTCTTCAAAGTAAATATAACTAAAAGGACCAATTAAAAAAAGACAAGGAATATGGATTCCATATAGGTAGGGATAAAAATTTATTTCCTCTGTCAATTCACCATAAATATGAAATTGTAGGCTTGCAAGAGATAGGAACAAAAATGCAGATGCATACCGATAAATATAACCTGTTCCTAATTGAATTTGTTTAAGGGAAACCAGAGTTAGAGGAGAAGACGTTTGTTCTCTCTTACTGCTTTTTTCCACCGTTTCTATCCAATGGGAAATAGCCAAAAGCAAAGCAACCACTCCTCCCGTAAACGGAATCAAATTCATAAAACAATTAAGAAAGTAAAAAGCCCGCTGTCTATTTTTTTAAATCAAAAATTTGTATCTTTCTATTCCGTCCGTATCCGAACGGACGACGGATTCAAAAAAATCGGTGATACTCAGCGTATGAAACCTTACAATCAATACATTCCCCAAAAAAAACTTTTCATTCCCAATATGTTTTTGTTGCAAACTTTTACGTTCGTAATGATTTTTATCTTTGGTTTTAGTTCCTTAAATCTGTTTGGTCAATCATACGATCGAATAAATGACCATTTAGAACCCCTTTCAATTAAATCCAGTCACAAAAAACCAGTAATCGTTGTTATCGGAGAAAACCAATATACGGAACTTACGGACTTCATTGTCCCCTATGGGATTTTAAAACGTTCGGATATTGCTGAAATGTACGCAATAGCTGAAAACAAAGGTAAATTAGATATGTTTCCAGCTCTCTCCATAGAAATCAATATGTCCCTTGATGACTTTGATAACCTTCACCCAGAGGGATCTGATCTTGTGATCGTTCCCGCCATACACAATGCAGAAAACAAAACGATCATCCGTTGGATTCAAAATCAATTCGATCGTGGTGCAACCATTGTTGGAATTTGCGATGGAGTTTGGACATTGGGTTATGCAGGGTTATTAAAGAATAAACATGCTACCGGTCATTGGTATTCAAAAGAAAAACTATCTAAAACATTTTCAGATACAGTTTGGATTAAAAACAAAAGATACGTTCAAGATAAAAATATCATAACAACCACAGGGGTTACTGCTTCCATTCCAGTCTCATTGGCTTTAGTTGAATCCATAGCGGGAACAAAAAAAGCAAAAGAAATGGCAAAGGAACTCGGAGTTCCTCATTGGGATGAGAAACACAATAGTGAAAAATTTCATTTGGATTGGCAACAGTATGTAACGGCAGCAAGGAATCTAATTTTCTTTTGGAACCATGAAACGATTGGGATTACTATGTATGAAGGAATGGATGAAATTTCTTTGGCCTTAGTAGCCGATGCCTATTCTCGTACATACAAATCAAAAACCGTAGCCATCACAAATGGGAACCAAGCAGTACTCACAAAATCCGGAATCAAGTTCGTTTCTGAAAGAAGTGTCGGTGAGAAAAACCAAATTCATTCGTTGGTAGACGTTCCAAAAGAAAGCAAAGCTTTCGATCAATTAGTACATACGCTGATAGATATCGAAAAAAAATTTGGGAAATCCACCAAACGATTTGTAGCAACACAATTAGAATTCGCAATCGAGTAAATTTGCCATTATGTCACGTACAAAAATCAAATTTCCGCCTTCTCCGTTTTTAGGCTAGCATCCCGTTTGTTATTGTGAAAACTGGAATGAGAAAGCTTATGCATTCAAAACTTAAATTGTATTTCCTCCTTTCCTTTTTGACATTTGGTACTTTGTTGTTAATCAGCATGGCCATAGTATTAAAAATACAAAATGCATTACCAGAAAACCTAACAATGACAATCGGTTTTGAAATTACCATTCTTGTTGCTTTAGTTTTTCTTTTTGGATTGGTTTTGAGCAATTGGTTCAGCAAAATATTCGGAAAATTGGAAGTTGCTTTTAAAGAAGTAGGCCTCGGGAATTTGCAAGTTCGACTTCCTTACAAGAAAAATGATTTATTATCCGAATTCTATTTGAGCTTTCATAGAATGTTACAAGCTCAAGGGGAACTTATTCAACATATCAAAACCTCTGCTGATACCCTTTCCTCCGATTCACAAAAAATGAAACTAGTGACTCTTGACTTCTCAAGTAATCTCCAGTCACAATCTGCAGCAACCGAAGAAGTTTCAGCTTCCATAGAAGAAATATCTGGTGTAGCCGTATCTATCTCTAATATTGCAGAAAACAATTCTC belongs to Leptospira wolbachii serovar Codice str. CDC and includes:
- a CDS encoding lipid A deacylase LpxR family protein, with the protein product MSKYTKNPHYLFIFGVVVTIGIYAEPKKLIKKQNPIKIPNVSEIERKIPEPSNQFQIRLIMENDAFGGFSDMYYTNGSRLEFNMRVGESNPTRKVLGYWNDLFITPSQTTKYLQGFALGQEFYTPTNIAKADVSYGDRPYSSRAYFSNSLTTATEDTSITTELELGMIGPSVGGKSAQMNFHNLIGSPTPQGWDTQIPNSYSGALRTDVRKFHHRFFGTQYNLNLGNIQSDASFGFILRFGNVDKTPGPGSSALQPGPPILHEDGKGYWYFYVNPGATLQFYNATIQGQIGSDKAYKTQNRNTAFSNWDNFLNNPTPEAGEREIQYRALAEDNGKNSLQRYILFNEFLVKGTNNPYNIGLNYLIFNNIFNGAEDIEKSTRLFLLNNLSEQWDQIPDNARALAIYSIFRPEGGKLPPQIRLYSYEVLSQFILDPKQREVLLQLLREEIEYRDEKTYVADLKRAVGFIKAGFVSVSNAGFLFGVHYNFQTIDFQSGKGLPQQHQWLGFQLGKVF
- a CDS encoding MFS transporter, whose protein sequence is MNTHNLSGRLWSVLILFGLVGQIAWSVENMYFNLFIYNTIAKNTSSVTLMVQLSGIVATFTTLIAGILTDKAGNRKYFISIGYLLWGLLTLSFAFISKENTAEWFQLSDTNQIISLTITIVITLDCIMTAFGSTANDAAFNAYVTDNTENARSLAEGVLSAMPLIAMLIVAGGFGIIVNALGYPGLFVAVGTMMSVSGVIGIWLIKDNPNLRKQNTNFISDISYGFKISVMEKNKKLYLYFVAMGIYGIASQVYMPYLIIYMQEYLKFDAVQYSIVLAGVILGASIITVFLGKQFDGKNKDKLLIYFSILYILGMLSLYTMSKTIDLSLKTQVMWFTGITSLVLITGFVQVLALLGAQIRDNTPTENTGKLQGIRMIFFVLIPMYIGPMIGETINERTNLTYIDPVNGATAHVPSPEIFLAGAIFCLLIFFPLSLLFRGKQS
- a CDS encoding glycoside hydrolase family 2 protein — its product is MRTISHTEYPRPQLERESYINLNGEWELTHSKLGNGPKAHYKINVPFSPETKASGLGNFILQPNEELFYKREFDLSSEFLKDITLLHFGAVDYSCICYINGKEVGAHKGGFLPFYFDISQHIKIGKNEIQLTVTDPTDTGTQSRGKQKLKRGGIWYTPQSGIWQTVWLESVTKDYIKDIKITPNIDTKSVEILVTTESSNIIIQVLDGDEVIAESTDSKANINIPNMELWSPENPKLYGILIQTSGDKVKSYFGMRKFSIGFDGKFKRLFLNNKPYFHNGLLDQGYWSEGLLTPPNDKEMEKEIKLMKDMGFNMLRKHIKIEPLRWYYHCDRLGILVWQDFVCGGGAYETWKVAYLPFIGWNTKDTKYKFLNRTDEVGRREFISEMDRTVDLLKNTVSLSVWVLFNEGWGQFDSIKLTEKLRKLDDTRTIDSVSGWYDQGQNSSDLKSLHLYYQKLKVPKNETRVIVLSEFGGYSLKTEGHVFDENKLFGYKILPDKQSLEKEYRKLIENELLPLIEKGLSASIYTQVSDVEEEINGLVTYDRKVIKFDIEFMRELNSKLVY
- a CDS encoding YheT family hydrolase; translated protein: MESIANHPLLTFSFVVTLVFLFYYFIQVVETPVLRFSESDFLLRVIEKSPDLTTKYYPTFWCFNQHLMLFFLMLREYRTKPYQYDKLEQLTMKDGGITGLAWSGINTATANENNPIVVVFHTISGDEQDVKTTVKYLRERYGWIVVVCIRRGHGNLPLTKPKINTMGSTSDLKEQLSYIQKKYPKKQMFGVGISAGSGLLARYLGESGVQSKFTAAVAVSPAYDIEKAFHRVHPVYSKIMGQRLINYFLKNHYESLSKLKGVDELLKIKTIGEFQDKLHAISGFKDKENYYYHSNPVLVANNIKTPLLVLNSADDPICVNQNVLENLHWLETLPNTIHVHTKRGSHIAYFQGWKATSWSDKIIGEYFSAVLGEKLPKQKLAPKAKKKPKRK
- a CDS encoding AraC family transcriptional regulator, which gives rise to MNLIPFTGGVVALLLAISHWIETVEKSSKREQTSSPLTLVSLKQIQLGTGYIYRYASAFLFLSLASLQFHIYGELTEEINFYPYLYGIHIPCLFLIGPFSYIYFEEMSGGGFYKIRILHFLPSVLSLLYIYLIRPADYRLPPMGLHTLGHNSEFEYSIQLLLSFGVISIFTYTISIFFRVWQWKYGSKDKLEFSFWPFLWLLVYSLSVVTLFVLSQLFFMQMFILACLGLTSLLSFILLFKMNHRELIPNFKTETRLARYRESRIKGVNVPQILQRLDDLMNLEQLYLNEDLSLPILSKRLDLHTHQLSEILNFHLRCTFRNYVNQFRLQEAARLLLERPDMTILSIIYASGFNSKSSFHKLFQDRFGLSPQNYRLQSK
- a CDS encoding DJ-1/PfpI family protein; this translates as MKPYNQYIPQKKLFIPNMFLLQTFTFVMIFIFGFSSLNLFGQSYDRINDHLEPLSIKSSHKKPVIVVIGENQYTELTDFIVPYGILKRSDIAEMYAIAENKGKLDMFPALSIEINMSLDDFDNLHPEGSDLVIVPAIHNAENKTIIRWIQNQFDRGATIVGICDGVWTLGYAGLLKNKHATGHWYSKEKLSKTFSDTVWIKNKRYVQDKNIITTTGVTASIPVSLALVESIAGTKKAKEMAKELGVPHWDEKHNSEKFHLDWQQYVTAARNLIFFWNHETIGITMYEGMDEISLALVADAYSRTYKSKTVAITNGNQAVLTKSGIKFVSERSVGEKNQIHSLVDVPKESKAFDQLVHTLIDIEKKFGKSTKRFVATQLEFAIE